A window of Acidobacteriota bacterium contains these coding sequences:
- a CDS encoding site-specific DNA-methyltransferase: MREVSDESIHLIITSPPYWQLKDYGVVGQIGFYDSYEDYINNLNLVWKECLRVLHKGCRLCINIGDQFARSVYYGRYKVIPIRTEIIKFCESIGFDYMGAIIWQKVTTCNTTGGATVMGSYPYPRNGILKIDYEFILIFRKPGRAPKVKRELKELSRLSDKEWNEYFSGHWNFPGERQEKHLAMFPIELPKRLIKMFSFVGDTVLDPFLGSGTTARAAKDLGRNSIGYEINKDFLPLIKAKLGVNEGDLFTNAQIEIVEQGNLEVDFEKKVRELPYIFSDPGKFDKVTDPKKFNFGSKVSSFQQKGDNFYRVTEVITPESLILDNGLKIKLIGVKEKRETAEKAVNFLKERLKGRKVFFKFDSLLYPNKGSDFLLCYLYLRNRTFINAHLIKRGLVEVDTSYEYRYKSRFLKLRNSING; this comes from the coding sequence ATGAGGGAGGTTTCCGATGAATCGATTCATTTGATAATCACCTCGCCTCCTTACTGGCAATTGAAAGATTATGGAGTAGTGGGACAAATAGGTTTTTATGATAGCTATGAAGATTATATAAACAATCTGAACTTAGTATGGAAAGAGTGCTTACGGGTGCTTCATAAAGGTTGTCGTTTGTGTATTAATATTGGAGATCAGTTTGCTAGGTCAGTATATTATGGGAGGTATAAGGTTATACCAATTAGAACTGAGATAATTAAGTTCTGTGAAAGTATAGGTTTTGACTATATGGGGGCGATAATTTGGCAGAAAGTTACTACTTGTAATACTACCGGTGGAGCTACGGTTATGGGTTCTTATCCTTATCCAAGGAATGGAATATTAAAGATAGACTATGAATTTATCCTCATTTTTAGAAAGCCTGGGAGAGCACCCAAGGTGAAGAGGGAGCTAAAAGAGCTATCTCGGCTGAGTGATAAAGAATGGAATGAATATTTTTCGGGTCATTGGAATTTTCCCGGCGAGAGACAGGAAAAACATTTAGCGATGTTTCCTATAGAGCTTCCTAAGCGGTTGATCAAGATGTTTAGTTTTGTGGGAGATACAGTTTTAGACCCTTTTTTAGGGAGTGGCACCACTGCTAGAGCGGCAAAGGATTTAGGAAGGAATTCTATTGGGTATGAAATAAATAAGGACTTTCTGCCATTGATTAAGGCTAAACTAGGGGTTAATGAGGGAGATTTATTTACAAATGCCCAAATTGAAATAGTGGAACAGGGGAATTTAGAAGTAGATTTCGAGAAAAAAGTGAGGGAACTTCCTTATATTTTTTCTGATCCGGGCAAGTTCGATAAGGTAACGGATCCCAAAAAGTTTAACTTTGGTTCTAAAGTGTCTTCTTTTCAGCAAAAAGGTGATAATTTTTATCGAGTGACAGAAGTTATTACACCAGAGTCTTTGATTTTGGATAATGGTCTTAAGATTAAACTTATTGGGGTAAAAGAAAAGAGGGAAACAGCTGAAAAGGCGGTGAATTTTTTAAAAGAAAGGCTAAAAGGACGAAAGGTTTTCTTTAAATTTGATAGCTTGTTATATCCTAATAAAGGAAGTGATTTTCTTTTATGCTATTTATATTTGAGAAATAGGACATTTATAAATGCCCATCTTATAAAGCGAGGGTTGGTAGAAGTTGATACCTCTTATGAATATAGATACAAGTCGCGCTTTTTAAAGTTAAGGAATAGTATCAATGGCTAA
- a CDS encoding MjaI family restriction endonuclease — MAKEWILNMAVGRWGLNKKNRVGPVSSWIRECAPKDLSEWQQFYFKKLKMFLESKKISLDPKEYLASIGKRLYIKVSEVIHSEVEEVTESDCLEYIYNLVINRTYEGYLLEKHTIYGQLSEILQAKIEPAPDKWDRVFNVDFFIKIGKHYIGLQIKPISFEYAVEYQRKWRDIYQNSHNKFTEKFGGRVFVVLSIKEGRRKVIFNKEVIEEIKKEISRLQEANG, encoded by the coding sequence ATGGCTAAAGAGTGGATTCTGAATATGGCGGTTGGGAGATGGGGACTAAATAAGAAGAATAGAGTTGGTCCCGTTTCCAGTTGGATTAGGGAATGTGCACCAAAAGATCTTTCTGAATGGCAACAATTTTATTTTAAAAAATTGAAGATGTTTTTAGAAAGTAAAAAAATAAGTCTAGATCCTAAGGAATATTTGGCTTCTATAGGGAAAAGGTTATATATTAAAGTAAGTGAAGTTATTCATTCAGAGGTGGAAGAAGTAACTGAGAGTGATTGTTTGGAATATATTTATAATTTAGTTATTAATAGAACCTATGAAGGATATCTTTTAGAGAAACATACTATTTACGGTCAACTTAGCGAGATACTTCAGGCTAAAATTGAACCTGCACCAGATAAGTGGGATAGAGTGTTCAATGTGGATTTTTTTATCAAGATAGGAAAGCATTACATTGGTCTCCAGATAAAGCCTATATCTTTTGAATATGCGGTTGAATATCAGAGAAAATGGCGAGATATTTATCAAAATTCCCACAATAAATTTACCGAGAAATTCGGAGGTAGAGTTTTTGTCGTGTTATCTATTAAGGAGGGACGCCGAAAAGTTATTTTCAATAAAGAGGTTATCGAAGAAATTAAAAAAGAGATAAGCCGGCTACAAGAGGCGAATGGTTGA
- the moaC gene encoding cyclic pyranopterin monophosphate synthase MoaC, giving the protein MRRYLVGSPIMPMVDISGKEVVLRRAVARGEISLKRETIEKIKKGLIKKGDPIQAAEIAATLAVKKTPELIPYCHPIPIEKVAVDFAIADDKIEARAEVVARARTGVEMEALTAVVIALLTIWDMVKYLEKDEGGNYPTTLISGVRVLKKVKEGKNA; this is encoded by the coding sequence ATGAGGCGCTATCTCGTCGGGAGCCCTATTATGCCTATGGTTGATATATCGGGGAAAGAAGTGGTTCTCCGCCGGGCAGTCGCTCGGGGGGAGATAAGCCTTAAGCGGGAGACGATCGAGAAGATAAAAAAGGGGCTGATAAAGAAGGGCGATCCCATTCAGGCAGCGGAGATCGCCGCTACCCTCGCCGTGAAGAAGACCCCGGAGCTCATCCCCTACTGCCATCCCATCCCCATAGAGAAGGTGGCGGTGGATTTCGCCATCGCTGATGATAAGATAGAAGCCCGTGCTGAGGTGGTAGCCCGGGCAAGAACCGGGGTGGAGATGGAGGCGCTCACCGCGGTAGTAATCGCTCTTCTCACCATCTGGGATATGGTGAAATATCTGGAGAAGGATGAAGGCGGGAATTATCCCACCACCTTGATAAGTGGGGTTCGGGTCCTTAAGAAGGTTAAGGAGGGGAAGAATGCCTAA
- the moaA gene encoding GTP 3',8-cyclase MoaA has translation MEDRYGRRVDYLRIAVTSRCNLSCPYCHHEGEEGDGGELSPDFVSRVLDDLVPLGVRKVKITGGEPLLHPEIVEIVRRVADFPEVVDISMTTNGTLLQKLAYPLKEAGLNRVNIGCDSFTSVLPKNLREISPSLRAAREAGLSPIKLNMVVLKGINESEVEPMIEYARKEGVILQLIELIDIDHSFFKAHYYNLSRLEEELARRARRVVVRRMQGRRQYDIEGVLVEVVRPHQPEFCRNCTKLRITSKGMIKPCLMRNDNLVPYTGISSVYEALSRREPYYAYG, from the coding sequence ATGGAGGATAGATATGGACGAAGGGTGGATTATCTTCGGATAGCGGTTACCTCTCGTTGTAACCTAAGCTGTCCCTATTGTCATCATGAAGGCGAGGAAGGAGATGGAGGGGAGCTTTCGCCCGATTTCGTATCCCGGGTGCTTGATGATCTTGTTCCTCTTGGGGTAAGGAAAGTGAAAATAACCGGTGGGGAACCGCTACTCCACCCGGAGATCGTGGAGATAGTGCGTCGGGTGGCGGATTTTCCCGAGGTCGTTGATATCTCGATGACCACCAACGGTACCCTTCTTCAAAAGCTCGCTTATCCTCTAAAGGAAGCGGGTCTCAATCGGGTGAATATAGGTTGCGATTCTTTCACCTCAGTTCTCCCAAAGAATTTAAGGGAGATATCACCTTCGCTCAGGGCAGCAAGAGAGGCGGGGCTATCCCCAATAAAGCTTAATATGGTGGTATTAAAGGGGATAAATGAGAGTGAAGTAGAGCCGATGATAGAATATGCGAGGAAAGAGGGGGTTATCCTCCAGCTCATAGAGCTAATCGATATCGACCACAGTTTCTTTAAAGCACATTATTACAACCTGAGCCGGCTGGAGGAGGAGCTTGCAAGACGGGCAAGGAGGGTGGTGGTACGAAGGATGCAGGGAAGGAGACAGTACGATATCGAAGGGGTGTTGGTGGAGGTGGTGAGACCGCACCAACCGGAGTTCTGCAGGAACTGTACCAAGCTCCGGATAACCTCGAAGGGGATGATCAAGCCCTGCCTTATGCGGAACGATAACCTTGTTCCTTATACCGGCATCTCCTCCGTCTATGAGGCGCTATCTCGTCGGGAGCCCTATTATGCCTATGGTTGA